GTCCATTGCCTGTCAGACTTCCAACGTTTCATTTTGGGGACCATGATAACAAAGACTCGGGGGATGGTTTTTAATGATATCTTGTCCCTTATGACAGAATTCTGAAGTGAATAATGCTATTCATGTATGCTTGACCTCAGTGTAAATAATatttcatatacacacacacagaaaatacaaacttatGAAAGCCAGGAAACATGCTTAGATGATCATGAAATGTAATTCCATTCACCAGCAGGTGGCAGTGTGTGTCTACAGTTATATTACTGTTCaaaagctgctgctgctgctaggtACACCGTGTTGTGTTATACAGCCAACCATACATTttattctatttattctattgCCTTTCTTTCCATGGATGTTTTATATGTTCTTGTCGTTGGAGCTGAGCTCGTCAGCttttgtctgttctctctccaggctctGGTTGCTGCTCTGCGCATCCCTATCCTTCTCCAGCAGAGGAACACAGGTGCACCCCACGGCCACAGATACGTAGCTCTCTGTGTATGAGTGACGCCCCCCAACGCAGGAACCTGTGCGTCGCAGGATGACGGAGGGCATGTACACGGGGGTGCTGCGGTACTGGTCGCTCTCCTGACCAAACGGCCCTATCAGACAGCCTTTACACAAGCAATATGCCTCGGGTATGAACCTGGGATACCTGGCTGGGTCGTGGGAGATCCTGTTGAAGGGGAACCATATATAATTATATTGACCCATTCATAATTACTGTGGCACACTTGACATTTAGACCCAGGTATTCCTACCTGTATGCCCAGGGAGACAGGCTGAGAAGGTTGACGGGAATCCGAGACTTCCTGTCGGGGACAGGGCGTCCCCCTGATGGGCAGGTGAGATTCTTCCGCTCCAATGGTGCAAGCTGCAGAGTGTGGTGGAACGCACTCAGGACGCCCACCGAAAGCCGCCCAAACATCTGCTCGAGGATTTCTTCCGGTAAGTCCAAACACTGTCGGCCCCGGGTGGACTTCTTGGACACCTTGGCTACCGATGCCACATCGCATAACAGCACCAGAAGCAAACACACGAAAGATACTCGACAAAACATCGTTGCGCACTTCTGTTGGACACGAAATTGTAAACTTTTACtgcaaagagaaaaaaaaaagtattgtcgGGCTATACAGCATTGGTTTAGAACCCCTTATATAGTTTTTGACGTCTGCGAAAACTTCCGTCTGTTGTCGGGTCCTCCCATGTAATTCTTGTTGCGCAGATGGAAACATTGCACTGCGCTCTGAGTCACTCGAATGGTTGCCGAACTGCAGGTACTCATCCAGCTATTTCCCACTCTGAAATATTTTCGGGATAGAATGGACAGCCGTAATAGGAAATGTTCGGTTGATTATGACAAGAATTCATCCACCTGCGCTCGGCAAGGTTCATACTTTCAACTTTCCGTATCTACAATGCAATATTTTAAAGGCGGAGTTGTGTTGTataatgcggagtgcctggatacagcccttaactgtggtatattggccatagatcccagaggtgccttattgcaatTATAAACTGTTTCCCAACATAACTAGAATagtgaaaataaatgttttgtcaaatccgtggtatacagtctgatataccacagctttcagaaaatcagcattcagggctcgaacaatCTGGTTTATAATTAATCTTTTTAACACCCAAATCCATGCATCCA
This portion of the Oncorhynchus tshawytscha isolate Ot180627B linkage group LG26, Otsh_v2.0, whole genome shotgun sequence genome encodes:
- the il17d gene encoding interleukin-17D, which gives rise to MFCRVSFVCLLLVLLCDVASVAKVSKKSTRGRQCLDLPEEILEQMFGRLSVGVLSAFHHTLQLAPLERKNLTCPSGGRPVPDRKSRIPVNLLSLSPWAYRISHDPARYPRFIPEAYCLCKGCLIGPFGQESDQYRSTPVYMPSVILRRTGSCVGGRHSYTESYVSVAVGCTCVPLLEKDRDAQSSNQSLEREQTKADELSSNDKNI